In one window of Paracoccus saliphilus DNA:
- the zapE gene encoding cell division protein ZapE has translation MVDVSELYHRHVAEGRITADPAQEAVLPELDRLVEGLSDTAAIQPKRRTGWRAWFGGGATEPEPAAQKGLYLWGGVGRGKSMLMDLIVEAAPDKGVRRVHFHEFMQEIQAGLEEARKRGDQDTVRPVAAGVAASVRLLCFDEMQITDIADAMIVGRLFQFLFDQGVSIVTTSNRVPEDLYKNGLNRQLFLPFIDLIRERMEVICLDSDTDYRQNRSSDRQVWFTPADATAHAGLDALWDDLTDGAEPAPCEIEMKGRSFELPACAGTVARAGFWDLCGQPLGPADYLELARRVDALIIDEIPRLGMSNYNEAKRFVTLVDALYEAKVRLIASAAEQPEQLYNEGEGSFEFERTASRLREMQDANWGQSNLGS, from the coding sequence ATGGTGGATGTGTCAGAGCTTTATCATCGGCATGTGGCAGAGGGGCGGATCACTGCCGATCCCGCACAGGAGGCGGTTCTGCCGGAGCTTGATCGCCTGGTTGAGGGGTTGTCCGATACCGCTGCCATCCAGCCGAAACGCAGGACCGGCTGGCGTGCGTGGTTCGGTGGCGGTGCGACGGAACCCGAGCCTGCTGCGCAGAAGGGGCTCTATCTTTGGGGCGGCGTTGGGCGCGGCAAGTCGATGCTGATGGATTTGATCGTCGAGGCTGCCCCGGACAAGGGCGTGCGACGGGTGCATTTCCATGAATTCATGCAGGAAATCCAGGCCGGGCTGGAAGAGGCGCGCAAGCGCGGTGACCAGGATACGGTGCGCCCCGTCGCGGCGGGTGTGGCGGCGTCGGTGCGGTTGCTGTGTTTCGACGAGATGCAGATCACCGATATCGCCGACGCGATGATCGTCGGGCGGTTGTTCCAGTTCTTGTTCGATCAGGGCGTCAGCATCGTCACGACCTCGAACCGGGTGCCGGAAGACCTGTACAAGAATGGGCTTAACCGTCAGTTATTCTTGCCTTTTATCGATCTTATCCGGGAGCGGATGGAGGTTATCTGCCTGGATAGCGATACCGATTACCGGCAGAATCGCAGCTCTGACCGGCAGGTCTGGTTCACGCCGGCGGATGCGACGGCGCATGCCGGGCTGGATGCACTTTGGGACGATCTGACCGATGGCGCCGAGCCCGCGCCCTGCGAAATCGAGATGAAGGGCCGCAGTTTCGAACTGCCTGCCTGCGCGGGAACGGTGGCGCGGGCGGGGTTCTGGGATCTGTGCGGCCAACCCCTTGGTCCGGCCGATTACCTGGAACTGGCGCGGCGCGTGGATGCGCTGATTATCGATGAAATTCCACGGCTTGGCATGTCGAACTACAACGAGGCCAAGCGTTTCGTGACATTGGTGGATGCGCTTTACGAGGCGAAGGTGCGGCTGATCGCCAGCGCTGCCGAACAACCCGAACAGCTGTACAACGAAGGCGAAGGCAGCTTCGAATTCGAGCGTACAGCGAGCAGGCTCCGCGAGATGCAGGATGCGAATTGGGGGCAGTCGAACCTTGGCAGTTAG
- a CDS encoding HPP family protein, protein MRLGNLQMSAFLPVLPKPSGPEALRASLGAALGIGTCSMLAMWLPHVGALPLALVAPLGASAVLAFAVPNAPLAQPWSAIMGNVLSALTAVAVLSLHVSPWSPAIAVGLAILVMMLARALHPPGGAVALLAALDPEPVLEAGIAFAFVPVGLMTVALIGAAIIFNRLTGRVYPFRQSRPDSSREAAIRLGLPEDELGVLLRKFNQSANIGVVDLGRLLAAAEQEAANHRFDGVSCAEIMTRDLISVRPETTVHQVAKLFRKHRIKSLPVIDAEGRFNGIILQADIIDAMARSQFDLRLVGRARQPTAGQIARPADWGTTVDTPVGQLLNRLAVQGVEFVPVMSGPRLAGIITRSDVIRLLFHGVQRRETA, encoded by the coding sequence ATGCGTCTTGGCAACCTGCAGATGTCGGCCTTTCTCCCGGTACTTCCGAAACCATCGGGACCGGAGGCGCTGCGCGCATCACTTGGTGCGGCGCTTGGTATCGGGACCTGTTCCATGCTGGCGATGTGGCTGCCTCATGTGGGGGCTTTGCCGTTAGCCTTGGTCGCGCCTCTGGGCGCCTCTGCGGTTCTGGCATTCGCGGTTCCGAACGCGCCGCTGGCTCAACCTTGGTCCGCGATCATGGGCAATGTTCTCTCGGCCCTGACGGCGGTCGCGGTCCTAAGCCTTCATGTCAGTCCGTGGTCCCCGGCGATTGCCGTCGGTCTTGCCATCCTGGTCATGATGCTGGCTCGCGCGCTTCACCCTCCGGGCGGTGCGGTTGCCCTTCTGGCGGCGCTTGATCCCGAGCCGGTCCTGGAGGCGGGCATCGCCTTCGCATTCGTTCCGGTCGGGCTGATGACGGTCGCGTTGATCGGGGCTGCGATCATCTTCAACCGACTGACGGGGCGGGTTTACCCGTTCAGGCAGTCCCGACCGGACTCGTCACGCGAGGCCGCGATCCGCCTTGGCCTGCCAGAGGACGAGCTTGGCGTGTTGCTCCGGAAATTCAATCAGTCGGCGAATATCGGCGTGGTCGATCTGGGGCGGCTGCTGGCGGCTGCCGAGCAAGAGGCGGCCAATCACCGCTTTGACGGCGTTTCCTGTGCCGAGATCATGACCCGCGACCTGATCTCGGTCAGGCCCGAAACAACCGTCCACCAAGTTGCGAAGCTGTTTCGCAAGCATCGTATCAAAAGCCTGCCGGTTATCGATGCGGAGGGGCGTTTTAACGGCATCATCCTTCAGGCCGATATCATCGATGCGATGGCCCGCAGCCAATTCGATTTGCGCCTTGTCGGTCGGGCCAGACAGCCTACCGCTGGCCAGATCGCGAGACCGGCTGACTGGGGGACGACGGTGGACACGCCTGTCGGCCAGCTTCTGAACCGTCTGGCGGTTCAGGGCGTCGAGTTCGTTCCGGTCATGTCGGGGCCAAGACTAGCCGGGATCATCACGCGTTCCGATGTCATTCGCCTGCTGTTTCATGGCGTGCAGCGGCGCGAAACGGCCTGA
- a CDS encoding ABC transporter transmembrane domain-containing protein, which yields MARGNRIIEDRPTSKRVGALRALWPFVRPYKRQALLALIALIVTSGISLILPLAVRRVVDGFDDGAGLLDEYFAAALAIVALLAVGTAARYYFVTRLGERVVADIRKAVFGRVITLSPGFFERVMTGEILSRITTDTTLIQSVIGSSLSIALRNMLILGGGLAMLALTSTKLTGLVLLIVPVIILPIIILGRRLRRLSRTNQDWIASSSGTASESLLAAQTVQSYTHESRSAARFDDVTEQSFHVALTRIGTRALMTAIVIFLIFAGVIGVLWIGARDVREDVMTAGQLVQFVIYAILVASSTGALSEIWGELQRAAGATERLAELLTARDELSDPEKPVSLPRPVQGRIGMEGVVFHYPSRPDVSALEDVHLTIQPGETVALVGPSGAGKTTVIQLIQRFWDPMKGRVTLDGIDLRDMRRDDFRQAMALVPQDPAIFATSARENIRLGDPDASDAKIEEAARAAHAHDFISALPQGYDTQLGERGVMLSGGQRQRIAIARAILRDAPVLLLDEATSALDSESEALVQVAVNRLSEGRTTLVIAHRLATVKKADRIVVFDEGRIVAQGRHEELVAADGLYARLARMQFTDGSTDIPDDV from the coding sequence ATGGCTCGCGGCAACAGGATCATCGAAGACCGGCCCACCAGCAAGAGGGTCGGCGCGCTACGTGCGCTCTGGCCCTTCGTCCGCCCCTACAAGCGGCAGGCATTGCTGGCCCTGATCGCCTTGATCGTCACCTCGGGGATCAGCCTCATCCTGCCGCTGGCCGTGCGCCGGGTCGTGGACGGGTTCGACGACGGTGCCGGATTGCTGGACGAATATTTCGCCGCCGCGCTCGCCATCGTGGCGCTGCTGGCGGTGGGAACCGCGGCCCGTTATTACTTCGTGACAAGGCTGGGCGAACGGGTCGTCGCCGATATCCGCAAGGCGGTATTCGGTCGCGTGATCACGCTCAGCCCCGGCTTTTTCGAGCGGGTGATGACGGGGGAAATCCTGTCGCGCATCACCACCGACACGACATTGATCCAATCCGTCATCGGCTCTTCGCTTTCCATCGCACTGCGTAACATGTTGATCCTTGGAGGCGGGCTGGCAATGCTGGCGCTGACATCAACCAAGCTGACCGGGCTGGTCCTGCTCATCGTGCCGGTGATCATCCTGCCGATCATTATCTTGGGCCGTCGCCTGCGCCGCTTGTCCCGGACCAATCAGGACTGGATCGCCTCCAGCTCTGGCACGGCCTCGGAAAGCCTGCTGGCCGCGCAAACCGTGCAATCCTACACTCATGAGTCCCGCAGCGCCGCCCGTTTCGACGATGTCACCGAACAGTCCTTTCACGTCGCCCTGACCCGCATCGGCACCCGCGCATTGATGACGGCGATCGTGATTTTCCTGATCTTCGCAGGTGTTATCGGCGTGCTCTGGATCGGTGCGCGGGACGTGCGTGAAGACGTCATGACGGCCGGGCAACTGGTACAGTTCGTGATCTACGCGATCCTCGTCGCAAGCTCGACCGGAGCGTTGTCGGAAATCTGGGGAGAACTGCAACGCGCCGCCGGCGCGACCGAGCGTCTGGCCGAATTGCTGACGGCGCGGGATGAGTTGTCCGACCCAGAAAAGCCCGTCAGCCTGCCCCGTCCGGTGCAGGGCCGCATCGGGATGGAAGGTGTGGTTTTTCACTATCCAAGCCGCCCCGATGTCTCGGCCTTAGAGGATGTGCACCTGACCATTCAACCGGGCGAGACGGTCGCGCTGGTCGGCCCCTCGGGCGCGGGCAAGACCACCGTGATCCAGTTGATCCAGCGCTTCTGGGACCCGATGAAGGGCCGCGTGACGCTTGATGGAATCGACCTCAGGGACATGCGGCGCGACGATTTCCGGCAGGCGATGGCACTGGTCCCGCAGGACCCAGCAATCTTCGCTACCTCAGCGCGCGAGAATATCCGCTTGGGAGACCCCGATGCGAGCGACGCGAAGATCGAAGAGGCCGCGCGTGCCGCTCATGCCCATGACTTCATTTCGGCGCTACCACAGGGCTACGATACGCAATTGGGCGAGCGCGGGGTGATGCTGTCAGGCGGTCAGCGTCAACGTATCGCCATCGCCCGCGCCATTCTACGCGATGCTCCGGTCCTGCTGCTGGACGAGGCCACGAGCGCGCTGGACTCAGAATCCGAAGCCCTGGTGCAGGTTGCGGTGAACCGGCTATCCGAGGGGCGCACCACCCTTGTCATCGCCCATCGCCTTGCCACCGTGAAAAAGGCCGACAGGATCGTGGTCTTCGACGAGGGGCGCATCGTCGCGCAGGGCCGTCACGAAGAACTGGTGGCTGCGGACGGCTTATATGCAAGACTGGCACGCATGCAATTTACCGACGGCTCGACCGACATTCCCGACGACGTGTAA
- a CDS encoding bifunctional folylpolyglutamate synthase/dihydrofolate synthase has product MSHSDAILARLMSLHPKVIDLSLDRMHRLLAALGHPERDIPPVIHLAGTNGKGSTQAMIRAGLEAGGARVHAYTSPHLAHFHERIRLAGELIVESELASALEECETANDGHPITFFEITTAAAFLAFSRSPADYTLLEVGLGGRLDATNVIDAPRLTIITPISIDHTQYLGETLPEIAGEKAGIIKPRVPCIVGPQQDEALRVIEARASGLTAPLSIHGQHWQIAPDRDGIIWQDDHGLWDLPRPNLIGDHQIQNAGTALAALRELGATEAQARAAVTNAEWPARMQRLAHGPLIDTAGPQAELWLDGGHNPAGGEALAAILTGLPPRPTHLVCGMLNTKDVTGYLRPLARQAASLTAIDIEGEPNTLPASDTANFAKQVGMQADTATSAQEAIRRIVATDARARILVCGSLYLAGRILRENG; this is encoded by the coding sequence TGTCGCTCGACCGGATGCACCGCCTCCTTGCCGCCCTTGGCCATCCCGAGCGTGACATCCCCCCGGTGATCCATCTCGCCGGAACCAATGGCAAGGGTTCCACCCAGGCCATGATCCGCGCCGGGCTCGAAGCCGGGGGCGCGCGCGTCCATGCCTATACCTCGCCGCATCTGGCCCATTTCCACGAGCGCATCCGCCTTGCGGGAGAGCTGATCGTGGAATCCGAACTCGCCAGCGCCCTCGAGGAATGCGAGACCGCCAATGACGGCCACCCGATCACCTTCTTCGAGATCACCACGGCAGCCGCCTTCCTCGCCTTCTCGCGCAGCCCTGCCGATTACACGCTGCTCGAAGTGGGCCTCGGCGGGCGGCTCGACGCGACCAATGTGATCGACGCCCCGCGCCTGACGATCATCACCCCGATCAGCATCGACCACACCCAGTATCTGGGCGAGACCCTGCCCGAAATCGCCGGAGAGAAGGCCGGGATCATCAAACCCCGCGTGCCCTGCATCGTCGGCCCACAACAGGACGAGGCACTGCGGGTGATCGAGGCCCGCGCCTCGGGCCTCACCGCGCCGCTCTCAATTCATGGTCAACACTGGCAAATCGCACCCGATCGCGACGGCATCATCTGGCAGGACGATCACGGGCTCTGGGACTTGCCGCGCCCCAACCTGATCGGCGACCACCAGATCCAGAATGCCGGCACCGCACTGGCCGCCCTGCGCGAACTCGGCGCGACCGAGGCACAGGCCCGCGCCGCCGTTACCAATGCCGAATGGCCCGCCCGGATGCAGCGCCTTGCCCACGGCCCGCTGATCGACACCGCCGGTCCACAGGCCGAGCTATGGCTGGATGGCGGCCATAACCCGGCGGGAGGAGAGGCGCTCGCCGCCATCCTCACCGGCCTCCCGCCCCGCCCGACCCATCTGGTCTGCGGGATGCTGAACACCAAGGATGTCACCGGATACCTGCGCCCACTGGCCCGGCAGGCTGCCAGCCTCACCGCCATCGATATCGAGGGCGAACCGAACACCCTGCCCGCCTCGGACACCGCCAACTTTGCGAAACAGGTCGGAATGCAGGCAGACACCGCCACCAGCGCGCAGGAGGCGATCCGGCGCATCGTCGCCACCGACGCCCGTGCCCGCATCCTGGTCTGCGGCTCGCTCTACCTGGCTGGACGGATCCTGCGCGAGAACGGGTAA